One Solanum pennellii chromosome 9, SPENNV200 DNA segment encodes these proteins:
- the LOC107029132 gene encoding chloroplast envelope quinone oxidoreductase homolog, which produces MSGKIMHAVQYHSYGGGAAALKHVEVPVPTPNKDEVLVKVEATSINPLDSKIQKGMLRPFLPSKFPFIPTTDVAGEVVEVGSNVKSFKAGDKVVAMLSTKSGGGLAEYAVPKESLTVSRPAEVSAAEGAGLVIAGLTALQALVNPAEVKLDGTGPRKNILVTAASGGVGHYAVQLAKLGNAHVTATCGARNIDFVKSLGADEILDYKTPEGAALKSPSSQKYDAVINCTTGIPWSTFEPNLSSSGKVIDLTPGASSMLTFAVKKLTFSKKQLVPFLVNANKENLELLVKLVKEGKLKTVIDSKFPLSKAEDAWSRSIDGHATGKILVEP; this is translated from the exons CATGTGGAAGTTCCTGTCCCTACTCCGAATAAGGATGAAGTCTTGGTAAAAGTGGAGGCTACAAGCATAAATCCTCTTGACTCGAAAATTCAGAAGGGCATGCTTCGTCCATTTCTTCCTTCCAAGTTTCCTTTTATTCCTA CTACCGACGTGGCGGGAGAGGTTGTTGAGGTAGGATCTAATGTAAAAAGTTTCAAGGCTGGTGACAAGGTTGTGGCTATGCTCAGTACCAAG AGTGGAGGTGGATTGGCTGAATATGCGGTACCTAAGGAGAGTTTGACTGTTTCAAGACCCGCTGAAGTATCAGCTGCAGAAGGTGCAGGTCTTGTTATTGCAGGTCTTACAGCTCTTCAGGCCCTCGTCAATCCTGCTGAGGTTAAGCTTGATGGAACTGGACCCCGGAAGAACATTCTAGTTACGGCTGCTTCGGGTGGTGTAGGTCACTATGCTGTTCAATTGGCAAAACTTGGTAACGCCCATGTTACTGCCACCTGTGGAGCCCGCAACATTGATTTTGTGAAGAGCTTAGGAGCAgatgagattcttgattacaaGACTCCAGAGGGAGCTGCTCTTAAGAGTCCATCAAGCCAAAAATATGATGCAGTGATTAACTGCACAACAGGCATCCCTTGGTCTACCTTTGAGCCTAATTTAAGTTCAAGTGGAAAGGTGATCGATCTAACTCCTGGAGCTAGCTCCATGTTGACCTTTGCAGTAAAGAAATTAACCTTCTCAAAGAAGCAGTTGGTGCCATTTCTTGTAAATGCCAATAAAGAAAACCTGGAATTGCTTGTTAAGCTTGTGAAGGAAGGGAAACTCAAAACAGTGATTGACTCCAAATTTCCTCTGAGCAAGGCTGAAGATGCTTGGAGCAGGAGTATCGACGGACATGCGACAGGAAAGATTTTGGTGGAGCCATAA